The segment GATAATTAAAGTCATTTCCAACATCAAGTGAAATTGTTTTTGATAGCGTCATTGATGGCACTATGTTATAAGACCCCACCAAATATCTCCAAAAAAAATATTTTGGCAGAATTGATTTTTTCTAGTGTAATTTTGGCTTTAGAAATATGTCAATTGTACGAAAAGTGAAGTCGATCGAACGCTTGTTTGGGCGACTTGAGCAGGAAATCATCCAGTTTAATTCCTCCGCAAATTTGCACTGCAAGCCAGGATGTGGCAAGTGTTGCGCCAAAGCAGATATTGATGCCTCTCCCCTAGAGTTTCTACCTTGGTCTTTTCACCTCTTCCTCAATGGCCAGGCAGAGCAAGTATTGGATCAACTCACCAATGATGCGCCAGCCCTATGCTACATCTATCAACCCCTAACCCTCTTGGACAGTCATAGCGGTAGCTGTAGTGACTATGCCCACCGTGGGTTGATCTGCCGACTGTTTGGCTATGGTGCAAGTCGAGACAAATTCGGGCAATTGCGCTTAGCCACCTGCAAAATCATCAAAGAGAGCCAAGCAGAGAATTACCAAAAAGTAAGCGAAGCAATTGCTCAAGGTCAATACGTACCGATCTTTTCTGATTATTACCAGCAATTGGCGCAGATAGATATTCGTCTGGGCAACACCATGGTGCCCATCAATCAAGCATTGAAGATGGCACTTGAAGAGGTTTTGCAACACTACGCATATCGGCCTTTTCCAAGGGGCTTGAAAGGAGCTGCCTAAAACCTGAAGCTTTGTAATTTATCGAGAGGGTTACACAAAAAGAATTCTTTTTCAGATCACCCTTTTGCACCTCAGTGCATAGATTTGTTTTATGGAAGCATATCATTTTATTTACCTATTCACGGGGTTGTTTTTGGGAGGCTCGGTGAGTTGGTTTATCGCCAAGGCCAAGTTTGAATCTGGTGTCAATTCTGAAGATACTCTCAAAGCCAAAGAACTAGAAATGCAGCTCAAAATGGAGCAGGAACGCTCCGTCTCTCTGGGCAAAGATATTGCAACCATCAATACCGAACTGCGGACGGAAAGAGACAAGGGACTTCATCTCAGCAACCAGTACGCCCGCCTAGAAACCGAACACAAGAACCTACAGGAGACGCTCAAAACTCAGAAGGGAGAACTCAATGAGATCAAAGAGAAATTCTCGGCAGAGTTTAAAAATCTCGCCAATGAAATCTTCGAAGAGAAGAGCAAGCGATTTACAGATCAAAACAAATTACAAGTCGGTGAACTACTCAAACCGCTAGGGGAGAAGATTCTCGAATTTGAGAAAAAAGTGGATCAAACCAACAAGGACAGTAATGCTTGGAATCTGACCCTCAAGCATCAAATCGACGACCTCAAAGGTGCCAATGTAAAGATGACCAAAGAAGCAGAAAATCTTGTCAAAGCACTGAAGGGCGATTCTAAAACTCAAGGCAACTGGGGAGAAATGCAACTCGAAGGCATCTTAAACAAAGTCGGACTAGAAAGAGAGGTACACTACTCGCGAGAAAAGAACTTTAAGAATGAAGATGGCAACAACCAACGTTTGGACTTTATTGTCAATCTGCCTGATGGCAAGAGTATCGTGATCGATTCCAAAGTTTCTCTCACCGCTTACGCCCGCTACTTCGAGGAAACTGAAGAAATCAGAAAGGCTCATTACCTCAGAGAACACATCGATAGTGTCAATTCTCACATCAAGATATTGGGGAGCAAGGATTACCAAAATCTCTATGAGATCAATCAACCAGACTATGTGATGCTCTTTGTGGCAAACGAACCTGCATTGACCATAGCATTGCAGGAGGATCAGGGATTGTATGAAAAGGCTTTGGAAAAGAACATTGTACTGGTATCTACCTCTACGCTGATGGCGACCTTGCGCACGGTTTCATTCATTTGGAAACAAGACACCCAGAGCAAAAATGCCATTGAGATCGCACGACAAGGAGGGGCTTTGTATGATAAATTTGTCTCTTTCGTCGAGGATATCAAGAAGGTAGGAGCACAACTCGATCTGACTCAAAAAGTCTATCGTGAATCAGCCAAAAAACTGTACGATGGTACTGGCAACCTGATCAATCGTGCAGAAAAACTCAAAAACATGGGCGCCAAAGCCACCAAGGTCATGGATCAAAAACTGATAGAAAGAGCTGGAGATTAATAGCTATAATATTTAGTTTAAAACTAAAATAATTAGCATTTTTGAATTCTAGATTCGAAAATGCTATGTTAGATCAAAATCACGGGAGAGGGGCACAGAGCAACCCGCAAAATCAGTTTTTGGCACAAGGAGTGGAAGCTGATCTCGAATTTTACGAACACCTCCATCTCAGTGGCGATTCTCTGAAGCAGAAGACTTCCTACTTGAAGGTTACTCCCAAAACCATTGTTAACAAGGTCAATAGCCCTGACCTGCCCTTTCCATACTCTATGAACCCCTACCAGGGTTGTGAGCATGGCTGTATCTATTGCTATGCGCGAAATAGCCATGAATATTGGGGTTACAGTGCAGGACGAGATTTTGAGAGTAAAATATTGGTCAAAAACAACGCGGCAGCATTGCTGCGCAAGAAATTTGACAGTAAAAATTGGGTACCTGCTCCGATCATGCTATCTGGGAACACGGATTGCTACCAACCCATCGAGCGGAAACTGAAAATCACACGGAGCATCCTGCAGGTATGCCTCGAATACCGTCACCCCGTGGGATTGATTACCAAAAATGCCATGTTACTGAGAGACTTGGATATACTCAAAGAACTCGCTGCGCTGAATCTCGTCCGTGTTGTACTATCCATCACGACTCTCAACGAAAAGCTTAGAGAGAAACTGGAGCCTCGTACCTCTACTGCAGGGTTGCGTTTCAACGCAGTACGCAGACTGTCCGAAAACGGCGTGCCAGTATCGGTAATGATGGCGCCAGTCATCCCCAACATCAATAGCTCAGAAATCATGAAGATCGCCGAAAAGGCAGCTGACAATGGTGCCAAACACCTGTATCATACCGTCGTAAGACTCAATGGAGTGATTGGTCAGCTCTTTGAGGAGTGGCTTGACGAACATTATCCAGATCGCAAAGAAAAAGTACTGCATCAGATCGAAGAATTGCATGGCGGTCAATTGAATGACAGTCGTTTCAGTACGCGGATGAGGGGGGAGGGCGAGTATGCCGACCACATCGCGCAAATGTTTGTCATGGCGCGAAAGAAGTACAAGCTAGATGGTCCACGTATCCCTATGGACACTACTTTGTTTCGCAGAGCAGGAGAGAGTCAATTGAGTTTGTTTTGAGATGGTTGATTTACTGGCTTATGGGTTGCTAGGATATTCCTAAACATTCCCCAAGAGGTATTTCTCTGGATCAAAGATGTTTTTCAAAGTCTTCACTACCAGAGACTTCAAGAGATAGAACTTTGGAAAAGCTAACTCTGCCAAAATGAAAGTTTAGTTTTTCTTCAAGCGGTGGGTGATATGTTCTATTTTTCCTTTGAGCGAGCGGAGGTATAGCTGCTCCACTTTTTCTCTGGCCCACGGAGTTTTTCTTAGGAAAGCCAAACTGGATTTGTAGGTAGGGTTGTTGTTGAAGCAATTGATTCTTATGTGCTTACCTAGCTCTGTCCAGCCATACATTTCGATTAATTCTGTCAACATATCTGCCAATTTAACCCCATGCAGAGGGTTGTTGACTTGATCGGTGGGTACTTCTTTTTTATTGTTGTCTTCCATGGATGGCATCTTGTGATTATTGAACTGCAAGATAGTTAACGAATCGATTAGTTTTTTGATGGATAAGGTTTAGTGAAGGGTGTGTTTGTGTTGGGACTGAAAATGCAATTACAGTGGGATCGGAATACTCAACTGCACCCTGATGGTCAAGATGTTATCATTGCCTTTCTTGTTGCCCCAAGCAGAGATATTGTCGAGGTAGTCTGTGAGGGTATTGGTGAATCCCCCTTGCATACCTACGCCATAGCCGTTGTTGAGGTAGTATTTGAATCCGATTTGAGTAGGTAGAATGAATGTCAGATTGCGATACGTTTCATTCAATGCTCTGGTATCTGTTTGATCCATGAGTTCATTCAAATCTTCATCTTTGGGAACATAGCGCATGAGTCCTATGCCTTGAGATACATATACTCTCCAGTTTTCTTTGTGGATGAGATTGTAGTGAACTTCGAAATTGAAACTGAAGTAGTTGGTACTGAATGTTTCATTGGGAGTAGTGGGAGAGCCACTGCCATCATCATATTGATAATCCAGTTCGTTGCCTTGGATTGAGCCAAAGTTGAGCACAAAGTTGCCATTGAGTCGTTTGTTGCGATTCAGTTCCAGCCCGACTGCAACCAACATCCGCCCTCCCGCATATCCATCGCCCAAATCACCACGGTAGTGCGAAGACCCAAGGCCAAGCAACAGTGCTTTTTGTTTTTTGACATGTGTGGTACTATCCTGTGCCTGCAATGATGCCGCCAAGAGTAAAAGGAGGGTGATATGTAGAATTGAATTTTTCAAAGCAAAAAAATAACCGAGCATTAAGTTACTCGGTTACTAATTTAAATGTTGTGTTTTGACAAAGTCAATTATAGGTCTGACAAATCAAAAGTATCCATGAAGGAAGTATTGAATTGTCCTGACTTGAATATTTCGTCATCCATCAATTTGATATGGAACGGAATAGTCGTCTTGATACCTTCGATGACAAATTCTTCCAAGGCTCTTTTCATTCTCACCAAGGCTTCTTCTCTGGTTTGAGCAGAGATAATCACCTTAGCAATCATAGAGTCATAGTTCGGAGGAATCGTATAGCCAGCATAGACATGGCTATCGATACGCACACCATGTCCACCAGGTAGATGCAAATTGGTAATCTTGCCTGGCGAAGGTCTAAAATCTTTCGCTGGATCTTCTGCATTGATTCGACACTCGATGGCATGAAGCTGCGGGAAGTAATTTTTTCCAGAGATAGGAATACCTGCTGCCACTTTGATTTGTTCTTTGATGAGGTCAAAATCAGTGACTTCTTCTGTGATCGGGTGTTCTACTTGGATTCTGGTGTTCATCTCCATGAAGTAGAAATCACCGTGTTTGTCCAAAAGAAACTCTACGGTACCTGCGCCTTCGTATTTGATGGCTTCCGCACCTTTGATTGCTGCTGCACCCATTCGCTCTCTCAACTCTTGCGTCATCACGCTAGCAGGGCATGGCGTTTCTTCTGTCAATTTTTGGTGTCTACGCTGTACCGAACAATCTCGCTCTGATAGGTGACATGCACGACCAGTACTGTCTCCTACAATTTGGATTTCTACGTGACGAGGCTCCTCTACGAATTTTTCCAAATACATTCCGTCATTACCAAATGCGGCTTTAGATTCAGTACGGGCATCATCCCATGCTTTTTGGAATCCACTTTCATCACGAATGATACGCATACCACGCCCTCCACCACCTGCTGTGGCTTTGATGATGACAGGATATTTGATTTTTTTGGCGATTTCCTTGCCTTCTTCTACAGATTTCAACAATCCATCCGAACCAGGTATGGTAGGTACGCCTGCCTGTTTCATGGTTTCTTTGGCGGTGGCTTTGTCGCCCATGCGGTTGATCATCTCTGCACTCGCACCGATAAATTTGATGCCGTATTCTTCACATACTCTAGAGAATTCTGCATTTTCGGACAAGAATCCATATCCAGGATGAATGGCATCTGCATTGGTAATTTCTGCAGCAGATACTATTTTTTTGATGTCGAGGTACGATTGAGAACTCGGAGGAGGGCCAATACATACCGCTTCGTCAGCAAATCTTACGTGAAGACTGTCTGCGTCGGCCGTAGAGTAAATCGCTACGGTTTTGATCCCCATCTCTTTACAAGTTCTGATTACTCTTAGAGCAATTTCCCCCCTGTTTGCTATTAATATTTTCTTAAACACTTAGTCGGTATTTAATTTGAAGTAAAAATTATGATGGATCTACCAGGAATAGAGGTTGGTCATACTCAACTGGTTGAGCATTTTCTACCAATACTTTCACGATTGTTCCTGATACTTCAGATTCAATTTCATTGAATAGCTTCATCGCCTCGATGATGCATACTGGATCGCCAGCGCTTACTTTGTCTCCTATGCTGACAAACTCTGGGGATTCAGGGTTAGCAGATCTATAGAAAGTGCCGATCATTGGAGATTTTATCGTGAGGTAGTTTCCTTCACTTTTAGGAGCGGCGGCAGTTGCTGCTGGTGCAGCTGCAACTGGTGCTGCCACGGGCGCTGGTGCCACTGCTACTGGCGAAGGAGCGGAAGCAACCATTTTTTCAACTACTTGCGTTTCGCTGCTTCTCTTTACTTTTATCTTGAATTCTTCTGTCTCAATATTTACTTCTTCTAAGCCTGTGCTAGAAAGGAAGTCGATTAAATCTCTGATTTCTTTAACCTTCATTTGATTGATGTTTAATTTTAGATTTCCCTGAGCTGCCTCTTTTGGGATATTACCTTACAAATTTAAGAGAATCGAGCAATTAAAAAATTGAACGATTAGATACAAAAAAAAGAGTAACGAATTACTTCTTTACTCTTTCTACATAAGCTCCTGTTTGGCTTTCGATTTTCAATACGTCTCCTTGGTTGACAAACAAAGGAACCTGAATTTCAGCGCCAGTTTCTAGTTGTGCTGGCTTACTTGCGTTGGTTGCTGTGTCACCCTTGAGTCCTGGCTCTGTGTAAGTCACCTCCAATATTACATGGTTTGGCAATTCACATCCCAAGATTAATTCCTCTTCTGCATGAAAGACCACGGTCACGTCTTGTCCATCTTTGAGGAACTGAGGTGCGTCGATCAATTCTGCTTGGAGTGAAATCTGCTCATAGGTATTGCTATCCATGAAGTTGTAGCCCAATTCGTCTTTGTAGAGAAATTGATAATCTCTACGCTCAATTCTCGCCGTATTGACCTTGACGCCAGCGGTAAAAGTGTTGTCTATCACTTTACCAGTTTTGACGTTTTTCAATTTAGTCCTTACGAAAGCAGGACCTTTTCCAGGTTTTACGTGCTGAAAATCAATGATGAAATACAATCCGTGATTGTATTCTATGCACATTCCATTTTTAAAATCTGCCGTACTAGCCATTCTGAATTTGAATTTTAATGTTTACGTTACTTTGGGTCATAGGCCCATTTCAAATAAATAGAACCCCAAGTGAATCCACCACCAAAGGCAGCTAAGACAATGTTATCACCTTTTTTGAGTTGATTTTCATAGTCCCAGAGACAAAGTGGTAGCGTGCCCGCCGTGGTATTTCCATATTTTTGGATATTGATCATGACCTTTTCGTCATCGATCTCCATACGTCTCGCTGTAGCATCAATGATGCGCTTGTTGGCTTGATGAGGGACTAGCCAAGCTATGTCATCTCCAGTCAGCTTGTTTCTTTCCATGATTTCGGCAGAGACATCAGCCATATTGGTCACTGCAAATTTGAATACAGTTGACCCTTCTTGGAAGGCGTAATGTTTTTTAGCCAACACACTTTCTACGGTGGCGGGTAGTCTACTACCTCCACCTTGCATACCTAGGTATTCGGCTCCAGACCCATCGGTCTTCAGGATCGAATCTATGATACCATTGCCTTCTTTGTCTTCTTCTAGCAGCACAGCTCCACCGCCATCTCCAAAGATGATACAGGTAGTACGGTCTTCGTAGTTGATGATTGAGGACATCTTGTCTGCCCCTATGATTATCACTTTTTTGTAAGTGCCAGACTCGATAAACTGTGCGCCAGTAGTCAGCGCAAATAGAAAGCCTGAGCACGCAGCTGACATGTCGAAGCTAAACGAGTTGACAGCACCGATTTTGTCAGCGATGATATTGGCAGTAGCGGGGAAGGGCATGTCAGGAGTGACAGTGGCGCAGATAATCAAATCTATGTCCTTGGGGTCTGTCCCTGTTTTCTCCAAGAGACCCTTGCAAGATTCTATACCGATGACTGAGGTACCTTGTCCCTCGCCTTTCAAAATTCTTCTTTCTTTGATACCTGTTCGGGAGGTGATCCACTCATCACTGGTCTCCACCATGGTTTCTAATTCTGCATTGGTCAACACGTAGTCTGGTACATAACCATGTACGCCTGTAATAGCAGCTCTTATCTTACTCATTTGCAAAAGGTGTTAAATGGTAACTTCTGGTTGATGTTTGGCAACTGTTGGTATCATATAAGGCGGCAATTTAAGCAATTATTTCAGTTTTGAAAGCCGTAAATAGTTGCACCACAGATGGTATGCACGCATCATTCATATAAACACAGAAAGTCTGCTGATCTAGCAGACTTCTAATATTTTGCCAAATAGCCTCAATCAATTATGCCGCTACTTCTTTCTCTATTACTACTTTTCCTTTGTAGTATAGATTACCTTCATGCCAGTAAGCTCTATGAGGTAAATGTGCCTCTCCAGTAGTCGCACAAACTACATAGTTTTTAGCCTCAGACTTGTAGTGTGTTCTTCTTTTGTCTCTTCTCGTTTTCGAGATTTTGCGTTTTGGATGCGCCATTTTCTTATTTTTTTAATTTTCCTTATTCTTAATATTTTTTAATAAAGCCCATCTTGGGTCTATATCTTGATCGTCCGATTCTTCTGATTCGTTTTCATCTTCTTCCGAAGAATAAACCAATGAGAGCTCGTATTCATCATCTTCCTCCTCTTCAAACTTGGGATGAAGTTTTTTCATCGGGATACTCAAGGTCAGGTAGTCAAAAATGCATTTTTCTACATTGATGCTTTGCTGTCCATCAGGTATCGTCCAGATGTCATCTTGACTGTCGTCAAAATCTTCCCCGTATTTGAGAATCAGTTGCTCTTCTATGTCGATAGGATGATCGAATGCCTCTAAACTCCTGTCACACACCAATTCTACAGTCCCAGTGATTGAAAAATTGACCTCAATCAACCTTTCTTTTTTTACCAGTTCTATGGCGCAATGAGCCTTTCCAGATTCAATTA is part of the Reichenbachiella agarivorans genome and harbors:
- a CDS encoding YkgJ family cysteine cluster protein, with protein sequence MSIVRKVKSIERLFGRLEQEIIQFNSSANLHCKPGCGKCCAKADIDASPLEFLPWSFHLFLNGQAEQVLDQLTNDAPALCYIYQPLTLLDSHSGSCSDYAHRGLICRLFGYGASRDKFGQLRLATCKIIKESQAENYQKVSEAIAQGQYVPIFSDYYQQLAQIDIRLGNTMVPINQALKMALEEVLQHYAYRPFPRGLKGAA
- a CDS encoding DNA recombination protein RmuC, which codes for MEAYHFIYLFTGLFLGGSVSWFIAKAKFESGVNSEDTLKAKELEMQLKMEQERSVSLGKDIATINTELRTERDKGLHLSNQYARLETEHKNLQETLKTQKGELNEIKEKFSAEFKNLANEIFEEKSKRFTDQNKLQVGELLKPLGEKILEFEKKVDQTNKDSNAWNLTLKHQIDDLKGANVKMTKEAENLVKALKGDSKTQGNWGEMQLEGILNKVGLEREVHYSREKNFKNEDGNNQRLDFIVNLPDGKSIVIDSKVSLTAYARYFEETEEIRKAHYLREHIDSVNSHIKILGSKDYQNLYEINQPDYVMLFVANEPALTIALQEDQGLYEKALEKNIVLVSTSTLMATLRTVSFIWKQDTQSKNAIEIARQGGALYDKFVSFVEDIKKVGAQLDLTQKVYRESAKKLYDGTGNLINRAEKLKNMGAKATKVMDQKLIERAGD
- a CDS encoding PA0069 family radical SAM protein, which produces MLDQNHGRGAQSNPQNQFLAQGVEADLEFYEHLHLSGDSLKQKTSYLKVTPKTIVNKVNSPDLPFPYSMNPYQGCEHGCIYCYARNSHEYWGYSAGRDFESKILVKNNAAALLRKKFDSKNWVPAPIMLSGNTDCYQPIERKLKITRSILQVCLEYRHPVGLITKNAMLLRDLDILKELAALNLVRVVLSITTLNEKLREKLEPRTSTAGLRFNAVRRLSENGVPVSVMMAPVIPNINSSEIMKIAEKAADNGAKHLYHTVVRLNGVIGQLFEEWLDEHYPDRKEKVLHQIEELHGGQLNDSRFSTRMRGEGEYADHIAQMFVMARKKYKLDGPRIPMDTTLFRRAGESQLSLF
- a CDS encoding VF530 family protein; amino-acid sequence: MEDNNKKEVPTDQVNNPLHGVKLADMLTELIEMYGWTELGKHIRINCFNNNPTYKSSLAFLRKTPWAREKVEQLYLRSLKGKIEHITHRLKKN
- a CDS encoding outer membrane beta-barrel protein; this translates as MKNSILHITLLLLLAASLQAQDSTTHVKKQKALLLGLGSSHYRGDLGDGYAGGRMLVAVGLELNRNKRLNGNFVLNFGSIQGNELDYQYDDGSGSPTTPNETFSTNYFSFNFEVHYNLIHKENWRVYVSQGIGLMRYVPKDEDLNELMDQTDTRALNETYRNLTFILPTQIGFKYYLNNGYGVGMQGGFTNTLTDYLDNISAWGNKKGNDNILTIRVQLSIPIPL
- the accC gene encoding acetyl-CoA carboxylase biotin carboxylase subunit, with amino-acid sequence MFKKILIANRGEIALRVIRTCKEMGIKTVAIYSTADADSLHVRFADEAVCIGPPPSSQSYLDIKKIVSAAEITNADAIHPGYGFLSENAEFSRVCEEYGIKFIGASAEMINRMGDKATAKETMKQAGVPTIPGSDGLLKSVEEGKEIAKKIKYPVIIKATAGGGGRGMRIIRDESGFQKAWDDARTESKAAFGNDGMYLEKFVEEPRHVEIQIVGDSTGRACHLSERDCSVQRRHQKLTEETPCPASVMTQELRERMGAAAIKGAEAIKYEGAGTVEFLLDKHGDFYFMEMNTRIQVEHPITEEVTDFDLIKEQIKVAAGIPISGKNYFPQLHAIECRINAEDPAKDFRPSPGKITNLHLPGGHGVRIDSHVYAGYTIPPNYDSMIAKVIISAQTREEALVRMKRALEEFVIEGIKTTIPFHIKLMDDEIFKSGQFNTSFMDTFDLSDL
- the accB gene encoding acetyl-CoA carboxylase biotin carboxyl carrier protein; its protein translation is MKVKEIRDLIDFLSSTGLEEVNIETEEFKIKVKRSSETQVVEKMVASAPSPVAVAPAPVAAPVAAAPAATAAAPKSEGNYLTIKSPMIGTFYRSANPESPEFVSIGDKVSAGDPVCIIEAMKLFNEIESEVSGTIVKVLVENAQPVEYDQPLFLVDPS
- the efp gene encoding elongation factor P translates to MASTADFKNGMCIEYNHGLYFIIDFQHVKPGKGPAFVRTKLKNVKTGKVIDNTFTAGVKVNTARIERRDYQFLYKDELGYNFMDSNTYEQISLQAELIDAPQFLKDGQDVTVVFHAEEELILGCELPNHVILEVTYTEPGLKGDTATNASKPAQLETGAEIQVPLFVNQGDVLKIESQTGAYVERVKK
- a CDS encoding beta-ketoacyl-ACP synthase III, with the translated sequence MSKIRAAITGVHGYVPDYVLTNAELETMVETSDEWITSRTGIKERRILKGEGQGTSVIGIESCKGLLEKTGTDPKDIDLIICATVTPDMPFPATANIIADKIGAVNSFSFDMSAACSGFLFALTTGAQFIESGTYKKVIIIGADKMSSIINYEDRTTCIIFGDGGGAVLLEEDKEGNGIIDSILKTDGSGAEYLGMQGGGSRLPATVESVLAKKHYAFQEGSTVFKFAVTNMADVSAEIMERNKLTGDDIAWLVPHQANKRIIDATARRMEIDDEKVMINIQKYGNTTAGTLPLCLWDYENQLKKGDNIVLAAFGGGFTWGSIYLKWAYDPK
- the rpmF gene encoding 50S ribosomal protein L32, whose translation is MAHPKRKISKTRRDKRRTHYKSEAKNYVVCATTGEAHLPHRAYWHEGNLYYKGKVVIEKEVAA
- a CDS encoding YceD family protein, coding for MKENKHFRIDIYGLRLGSHSFSFDIDNSLFEKYDDSVIESGKAHCAIELVKKERLIEVNFSITGTVELVCDRSLEAFDHPIDIEEQLILKYGEDFDDSQDDIWTIPDGQQSINVEKCIFDYLTLSIPMKKLHPKFEEEEDDEYELSLVYSSEEDENESEESDDQDIDPRWALLKNIKNKEN